In Doryrhamphus excisus isolate RoL2022-K1 chromosome 7, RoL_Dexc_1.0, whole genome shotgun sequence, one genomic interval encodes:
- the ntf3 gene encoding neurotrophin-3 isoform X1 → MVTFITILQVNLVMSILLYVMVLVYLYGIQATNMDNSRQGQQQRQQQQQQQPPGPDPLNSLIIQLLQADLTRGKNRGNQSHQGKSKDTKPQDTLPSLLSANMPLEEQQDAEQWGAAGRSGESSENVGEQQLMVLNTDLLRQHKRFNSPRVLLSDRPPLQPPPLYLADDFVNGGLEGETSGNKTRKKRYTEHKSYRGEYSVCDSESQWVTDKTQAVDTRGNHVTVLDKIKTSATQDIKQYFYETRCRTPRPFKGGCRGIDDKNWNSQCKTTQTYVRALTQVRNSVGWRWIRIDTSCVCALSRKRHRT, encoded by the coding sequence ATCTTACAGGTGAATCTAGTGATGTCCATCCTGCTCTATGTGATGGTCCTTGTGTACCTCTATGGTATCCAAGCAACCAACATGGACAACAGTCGCCAGGGGCaacagcagcggcagcagcaacagcagcagcaaccgcCCGGTCCTGACCCTTTAAACTCACTCATCATCCAGCTGCTCCAGGCGGACCTGACCAGGGGGAAGAACCGGGGGAACCAGAGCCACCAGGGGAAAAGCAAAGACACCAAACCACAGGACACGCTGCCGTCTCTCCTCAGTGCCAATATGCCTCTGGAGGAGCAGCAGGATGCTGAGCAGTGGGGGGCAGCGGGCCGCAGTGGCGAAAGCAGCGAGAATGTGGGCGAACAGCAGCTGATGGTGTTGAACACAGACCTTCTGAGGCAGCACAAGCGCTTTAATTCACCTCGAGTGCTGCTGAGTGACAGACCGCCACTGCAACCGCCGCCGTTGTACCTGGCTGACGATTTCGTGAATGGCGGGCTGGAGGGTGAAACATCCGGAAACAAGACCCGGAAGAAGCGCTACACAGAGCACAAGAGCTATCGTGGGGAATATTCCGTGTGTGACAGTGAGAGCCAGTGGGTGACGGATAAAACTCAAGCGGTGGACACAAGGGGGAACCATGTCACCGTTTTGGACAAGATCAAAACCAGTGCAACGCAGGATATTAAACAATACTTTTATGAGACACGCTGTCGGACGCCTCGACCCTTTAAGGGAGGCTGCAGAGGAATCGATGATAAGAACTGGAACTCGCAGTGTAAGACGACACAAACTTACGTTCGAGCGCTAACACAGGTTCGCAATTCAGTGGGCTGGAGGTGGATACGCATAGATACTTCCTGTGTTTGCGCACTGTCCAGGAAACGTCACAGGACGTAA
- the ntf3 gene encoding neurotrophin-3 isoform X2: MSILLYVMVLVYLYGIQATNMDNSRQGQQQRQQQQQQQPPGPDPLNSLIIQLLQADLTRGKNRGNQSHQGKSKDTKPQDTLPSLLSANMPLEEQQDAEQWGAAGRSGESSENVGEQQLMVLNTDLLRQHKRFNSPRVLLSDRPPLQPPPLYLADDFVNGGLEGETSGNKTRKKRYTEHKSYRGEYSVCDSESQWVTDKTQAVDTRGNHVTVLDKIKTSATQDIKQYFYETRCRTPRPFKGGCRGIDDKNWNSQCKTTQTYVRALTQVRNSVGWRWIRIDTSCVCALSRKRHRT, encoded by the coding sequence ATGTCCATCCTGCTCTATGTGATGGTCCTTGTGTACCTCTATGGTATCCAAGCAACCAACATGGACAACAGTCGCCAGGGGCaacagcagcggcagcagcaacagcagcagcaaccgcCCGGTCCTGACCCTTTAAACTCACTCATCATCCAGCTGCTCCAGGCGGACCTGACCAGGGGGAAGAACCGGGGGAACCAGAGCCACCAGGGGAAAAGCAAAGACACCAAACCACAGGACACGCTGCCGTCTCTCCTCAGTGCCAATATGCCTCTGGAGGAGCAGCAGGATGCTGAGCAGTGGGGGGCAGCGGGCCGCAGTGGCGAAAGCAGCGAGAATGTGGGCGAACAGCAGCTGATGGTGTTGAACACAGACCTTCTGAGGCAGCACAAGCGCTTTAATTCACCTCGAGTGCTGCTGAGTGACAGACCGCCACTGCAACCGCCGCCGTTGTACCTGGCTGACGATTTCGTGAATGGCGGGCTGGAGGGTGAAACATCCGGAAACAAGACCCGGAAGAAGCGCTACACAGAGCACAAGAGCTATCGTGGGGAATATTCCGTGTGTGACAGTGAGAGCCAGTGGGTGACGGATAAAACTCAAGCGGTGGACACAAGGGGGAACCATGTCACCGTTTTGGACAAGATCAAAACCAGTGCAACGCAGGATATTAAACAATACTTTTATGAGACACGCTGTCGGACGCCTCGACCCTTTAAGGGAGGCTGCAGAGGAATCGATGATAAGAACTGGAACTCGCAGTGTAAGACGACACAAACTTACGTTCGAGCGCTAACACAGGTTCGCAATTCAGTGGGCTGGAGGTGGATACGCATAGATACTTCCTGTGTTTGCGCACTGTCCAGGAAACGTCACAGGACGTAA